The sequence below is a genomic window from Coffea arabica cultivar ET-39 chromosome 4c, Coffea Arabica ET-39 HiFi, whole genome shotgun sequence.
AATCATGGAGCGTGTCCTCCTCTTACTTTACAGTCATTTTGTTTAACCTTAACTGGAGGGCTATATGGTCGGACTAAATTATTGAATGATGGTCAGATCTTCAGAAAGAAGCATCGCGGAACAGGTCCAGAAAGCTTCTCATTGCTTTCTTTCTAATTCTACGACCCATCCATCCTGCTGTATTAAACTACAACTATAAAATAAAGACAAGCAAACGACTTACTACTAGTGGTTACTACTGCAACATGCTACTGCTCCATAGACAGTTTCCCATAAACAATTGATAAATCCCACGCTTTTCCCATAAATAATTACTACTCGCTACACCAAACAAGAAGTCGCAGATATCAGAAGAGACCATCAGAGACACCATCAACAGAAGACAGGTTGATATTTGATGATGGACACCATCAAGTCCTTCAAGGGCTACGGCAAGGTGGACCCTGTGGAAGAACAAGCATTCAGGAGAAAAACCCGCAGGCGCATCATTGTCTTGCTTGTTTCTCTGCTTCTCTTGGTAGCCCTCATCGTTGGAGTGGTGGTGGCAACTGTTGCCCACAAGAAGAAAAACAGCAAGGGTAACGCTAATGATGCTCCTACCTCCCCATCTCAATCTCTTCGAGCAATCTGCAGCGTCACCGTCCATCCCGACTCCTGCTACACCAGCATTTCCTCCCTGGAGGCTTCCAACTCCACCACCGACCCGGAAAAGCTCTTCCAGCTCTCTTTACAAGTTGTCCACGCCTCCCTCCAGAAACTCTCCACTCTCCCTCAACACTGGATCAGCGACGCCCGCGACCTCCCCCTCAAGAAGGCTTTGGGGGTTTGCCAAGCCGTCATCGACGACGCGGTCGACGCCACCGATGAATCCCTCTCGTCCCTCAACGTGAGCGAGGGCGACAGACTGCTCACCGTCGACAGAGTCAACGATCTCAAGACCTGGCTCAGCGCCTCCCTCACTGATCTGGAGACTTGCTTGGATTCGCTGCAAGAGGTGAATGCTACGGTGCTGGCTGAACAAGTCAGGGCTTCCTCCCGGAACTCGACCGAATTTGCCAGCAACAGTTTGGCCATTGTTTCCAAACTCCTCACCATTCTCAGTGGGTTCAACAtcccaattcacagaaagtTGCTGGCAGCAGGGACAGACTCAGACGGGGGTTTTCCCAGGTGGGTTAGAGCGGCGGATAGGAGGCTGCTTCAGACGCCAAATGAAAATACAAAGCCGGATTTGGTGGTGGCCCAGGATGGCAGCGGAGATTACAGGACAATCAGCGAAGCTGTGGCCAAGATTCCAAAGAAGAGTAAAACGAGATTCGTCATATACGTGAAGGCCGGTGTGTATAAGGAGAAAGTGAGTCTGGACAAGTCGACGTGGAATGTGATGATGTATGGTGATGGCAAGGCCAAGACCGTTGTTACCTCCGACGATAATTTCGTAGATGGCACCCCAACTTTCGACACTGCCACGTTTGGTAAGTGGATGGATTTTGCTGCTGCTCACTCTTCTTCCCTT
It includes:
- the LOC113739553 gene encoding pectinesterase 3; amino-acid sequence: MMDTIKSFKGYGKVDPVEEQAFRRKTRRRIIVLLVSLLLLVALIVGVVVATVAHKKKNSKGNANDAPTSPSQSLRAICSVTVHPDSCYTSISSLEASNSTTDPEKLFQLSLQVVHASLQKLSTLPQHWISDARDLPLKKALGVCQAVIDDAVDATDESLSSLNVSEGDRLLTVDRVNDLKTWLSASLTDLETCLDSLQEVNATVLAEQVRASSRNSTEFASNSLAIVSKLLTILSGFNIPIHRKLLAAGTDSDGGFPRWVRAADRRLLQTPNENTKPDLVVAQDGSGDYRTISEAVAKIPKKSKTRFVIYVKAGVYKEKVSLDKSTWNVMMYGDGKAKTVVTSDDNFVDGTPTFDTATFAVAGKGFIAKSMAFRNTAGAAKHQAVAFRSGSDQSVLYLCSFDAFQDTLYTHSNRQFYRECDISGTIDFIFGNAAVVLQNCNILPRQPLPNQFVTITAQGKKDPNQNTGITIQNCVMSPLDKLTAPTYLGRPWKPYSTTVIMQTNIGAFLAPKGWIEWVFNVEPPSTIFYGEYQNTGPGSSVAQRVKWDGLNPSLTATQASKYTVKSFIAGQSWIPASAVTFT